A single window of Marinobacter sp. LA51 DNA harbors:
- the cydD gene encoding thiol reductant ABC exporter subunit CydD: MAETADPNASGAEESASVPDQRQVKQWLAELGKSNRRWMYGAVVAGVVTGIATLVQMAMLALIVHQGVGEAVPVAELSPLFLVLVAAVLVRALGQGMQTRMAAQCSEHVRCDARRQINQHWNAAGPVALSHFSAGALAREWLDHVEALHGYYARFLPQLLLAVITPSLILILVFTLDWLAALLLLLSAPLIPVFMALVGMGAERLNQQHFQTISRLSGQFLDKVRGLTTLQLFGQTDTAASLLATRSDAYRRITMKTLRIAFLSSAVLEFFASMAIAVIAIYIGFGLLGYITFGPANELTLFSGLLILLLAPEFFQPLRTLSQHYHDRASALGAGAEILARMNHLKNGSPRCGNDGESEEKREDNVQLGAVGLSYRQERPVFSDLSLTFEKGDCIALTGPSGGGKSSLLHLLAGFVVPDEGSISVFGKQPGSFSFGWLGQTGFLVQGSWADNLRLTRPDASDIAIEAALTNAGLRPLLDSRDAGIHSHVSEDGQGLSGGQARRLSLARIFVADYDLILLDEPTAGLDTDSEVHVIEALHKLAEAGKTLIFSTHHQALLTLANRVLLVSEGDLWDA; encoded by the coding sequence GTGGCAGAAACAGCCGATCCAAACGCTTCGGGGGCTGAAGAATCTGCTTCAGTCCCGGATCAGCGCCAGGTAAAGCAATGGTTGGCAGAGCTCGGTAAGAGCAACCGCCGGTGGATGTACGGTGCCGTAGTGGCGGGGGTGGTCACCGGAATTGCTACCCTGGTGCAAATGGCCATGCTCGCCCTGATTGTGCATCAGGGCGTTGGCGAAGCTGTGCCGGTCGCAGAGCTTTCTCCCCTGTTTCTGGTGCTCGTGGCGGCCGTGCTTGTTCGCGCCCTCGGCCAGGGAATGCAAACCCGCATGGCTGCCCAGTGTAGTGAACATGTCCGATGCGATGCCCGGCGGCAGATTAACCAGCACTGGAATGCCGCTGGCCCGGTCGCCCTGAGTCACTTCTCCGCGGGCGCACTGGCCCGGGAATGGCTGGATCACGTTGAGGCTCTGCACGGCTATTACGCGCGGTTCCTGCCCCAGCTGTTGCTCGCCGTCATCACCCCTAGTCTTATACTGATCCTGGTGTTTACGCTGGATTGGCTCGCGGCTCTACTTTTATTGTTGTCCGCTCCCTTAATACCCGTGTTCATGGCATTGGTGGGTATGGGCGCAGAAAGGCTCAACCAGCAGCACTTCCAGACGATTAGCCGACTCTCCGGGCAATTTCTGGATAAGGTCCGCGGCCTGACTACCCTGCAACTGTTTGGCCAGACCGACACCGCCGCCTCATTGCTCGCCACCCGCTCGGATGCCTATCGACGCATCACCATGAAGACCCTCCGAATTGCCTTTCTGTCTTCCGCGGTTCTGGAATTCTTTGCCTCGATGGCGATAGCGGTGATCGCGATCTACATTGGCTTTGGCTTGCTTGGGTACATCACCTTTGGCCCCGCAAACGAATTGACCTTGTTTTCCGGGCTGCTGATTCTGCTGCTGGCCCCAGAATTTTTCCAGCCATTGCGTACTCTCTCCCAGCACTATCACGACCGGGCCTCCGCCCTGGGGGCTGGTGCCGAAATTCTGGCCCGTATGAACCATCTGAAGAATGGTTCGCCGCGCTGTGGTAACGATGGCGAAAGCGAGGAAAAGCGTGAGGACAACGTTCAGCTGGGCGCGGTCGGCCTATCCTACCGGCAGGAAAGACCGGTCTTTTCGGATTTATCACTGACGTTTGAGAAAGGTGATTGCATAGCACTTACGGGTCCGTCCGGAGGTGGCAAAAGCAGCTTGCTTCATTTACTGGCCGGGTTTGTGGTGCCGGATGAAGGGTCTATTTCGGTATTTGGCAAGCAACCTGGCTCCTTCAGTTTTGGCTGGCTCGGCCAGACCGGATTCCTGGTTCAGGGCTCCTGGGCCGATAACCTGCGCCTGACCCGGCCGGACGCCTCCGATATCGCGATTGAGGCGGCCCTCACCAATGCAGGCCTGCGGCCACTTCTGGACAGCCGGGATGCAGGCATTCACAGCCACGTCTCGGAGGACGGCCAGGGACTGTCCGGCGGCCAGGCGCGACGACTTAGCCTGGCCCGTATCTTCGTGGCGGATTACGACCTGATCCTGCTGGACGAGCCTACTGCGGGCCTGGATACCGACAGCGAAGTGCATGTAATCGAGGCCCTGCATAAGCTGGCCGAAGCCGGTAAGACCCTGATTTTCTCAACCCATCACCAGGCACTGCTCACTCTGGCCAACCGGGTATTACTGGTGTCCGAAGGAGACCTGTGGGATGCGTGA
- the cydC gene encoding thiol reductant ABC exporter subunit CydC — protein sequence MRELLPWLRLIFQRWGRLSVGGLLLLITVISGMGLLALSGWFITETALAGLLLAAGAQVSINLYTPGGGIRLFALVRTVGRYLERVYNHDTVLRQLSDIRTRLFRQLAAAPRSQRLGLSGAQWLSRLTRDVDALDTLYLRLIAPTALAAVVSLLVVLLAAVLFDGQLALWLGLLLAGTLFFSSIGTLLRTRQTSRQLSDSEEDLRTHIIEHLEGFAELTAAGRTGKHAAWLMRQAHGFAKEQAKVDRRVGWNQAFTHLLINLAAIAVLWAGFELFQSGQISGPVLVLLPIALLGLAEVYGGLPEAFGKLGATEASANRLNQDSLNAPGEQTIHTSEPPKGTALVATELGVRYDGAPPILMHFNLNVALGEHLGIIGHSGSGKSTLADVLAGLAPPFQGDIARLPLSYLTQSTVLFEDTLKANLLVGDSTASDAAIWRVLELVELGERFASEPDLLDTWLGNSGSRLSGGEARRIALARVLLNPAPLLILDEPFTGVDAPARERICNNLRYWLKGKAVIALGHGPDALPDTDREIHLIS from the coding sequence ATGCGTGAGCTGCTGCCGTGGTTACGCCTTATTTTTCAGCGCTGGGGCCGACTCTCAGTTGGCGGCCTGCTCCTTTTGATCACTGTAATTTCAGGTATGGGGCTTCTGGCGCTGTCGGGCTGGTTCATCACGGAGACGGCACTGGCAGGCCTCCTGCTTGCAGCTGGCGCTCAGGTCTCAATCAACCTCTACACGCCCGGTGGCGGAATTCGCCTGTTTGCCCTTGTCCGAACCGTCGGGCGCTATCTGGAGCGGGTCTATAACCACGATACGGTGTTGCGCCAGCTGTCTGATATTCGAACCCGGCTGTTCCGGCAGCTAGCGGCCGCGCCCCGCAGTCAGCGTCTTGGGCTATCTGGCGCCCAGTGGCTATCGAGATTAACCCGAGACGTAGACGCGCTGGATACCCTATACCTGCGCCTGATCGCGCCGACTGCTTTGGCGGCAGTGGTCAGCCTACTGGTAGTGCTTCTGGCCGCGGTTCTGTTCGATGGCCAACTCGCCCTGTGGCTAGGGTTGCTGCTGGCTGGCACCCTGTTTTTTTCGTCCATTGGAACGCTTTTACGAACGCGACAAACTTCCCGTCAGCTCAGCGATAGCGAAGAGGATCTGCGCACCCATATTATTGAGCATCTTGAAGGCTTTGCCGAGCTCACCGCCGCCGGGCGGACTGGTAAGCATGCGGCCTGGCTGATGCGCCAGGCCCACGGTTTTGCCAAGGAACAGGCGAAAGTGGACCGACGTGTGGGCTGGAATCAGGCGTTTACCCACCTGCTGATCAATCTTGCGGCTATCGCCGTGCTCTGGGCTGGATTTGAACTGTTTCAATCCGGGCAAATTTCAGGGCCGGTGCTGGTGTTGTTGCCCATTGCCCTGCTAGGACTGGCCGAGGTTTATGGGGGGCTGCCAGAAGCCTTCGGTAAGCTGGGTGCCACCGAGGCCTCTGCCAATCGGCTGAACCAGGATTCCCTGAACGCTCCCGGGGAGCAGACAATCCATACCAGCGAGCCACCAAAAGGCACAGCGCTGGTCGCAACAGAGCTTGGTGTGCGATACGACGGTGCTCCGCCAATCCTCATGCACTTCAACCTGAATGTCGCCTTGGGCGAGCATCTGGGAATCATTGGTCACTCCGGCAGTGGCAAATCGACCCTTGCCGATGTACTTGCGGGCCTGGCGCCCCCTTTTCAGGGCGATATAGCGCGTTTGCCACTGAGTTACCTGACTCAGAGCACGGTGCTGTTCGAAGATACCTTGAAAGCGAATTTGCTGGTGGGCGACTCCACGGCGAGCGATGCCGCGATATGGCGGGTATTGGAGTTGGTGGAATTGGGTGAGCGGTTCGCGAGTGAACCTGATCTGCTGGATACCTGGCTGGGCAACAGCGGAAGCCGGCTGTCCGGTGGCGAAGCCCGGCGGATTGCTTTGGCCCGGGTACTGTTGAATCCGGCACCATTGCTGATTCTGGATGAGCCGTTTACCGGGGTAGATGCGCCCGCTCGGGAGCGCATCTGTAATAACCTGCGGTACTGGCTAAAAGGAAAAGCGGTGATTGCGCTGGGCCACGGGCCGGATGCCCTACCGGACACCGACCGCGAGATTCACCTGATTTCCTGA
- a CDS encoding saccharopine dehydrogenase family protein yields MTKSAETAYDLVVFGATSFVGQILTRYLLETYGLGKTVNWAIAGRSESKLNTLKSDLGSKAKNLPVILADAADEQALQAMCGQTRVIISTVGPYALYGEPLVQACVRAGTDYCDLTGEVQWIRKMVDRYEDEAKASGARIVHCCGFDSIPSDMGVWFLQQQAEQTFGEPCQDVRMRVKALKGEFSGGTVASMMNIAKEAGADPKLRKELANPFSISPAGHRSEARQPSLKGAEYDKTFDVWLAPFVMGAINTRIVHRSNGLQNARYGKEFTYDEAMMTGRGMKGRLAAYSITGGLGAFFTASAIKPTRWLVEKFVPQPGEGPSPEAQKAGYYDLRFMGRTEDGKTIITKVTGDQDPGYGSTGKMLGEAGMSLAFDIPAEKEGGFWTPSSLLNGSLMDRLTSKAGLTFEVLETR; encoded by the coding sequence ATGACTAAATCAGCAGAAACGGCCTATGATCTGGTCGTATTTGGCGCCACCAGTTTTGTCGGCCAAATACTCACCCGATATCTGCTTGAGACCTATGGACTAGGGAAAACCGTAAACTGGGCCATAGCCGGCCGTTCCGAGTCCAAACTGAATACCCTGAAAAGTGATCTAGGCAGCAAGGCGAAGAATCTTCCGGTCATCCTGGCCGATGCCGCCGATGAACAGGCGCTTCAGGCCATGTGTGGCCAGACCCGCGTGATTATCTCCACCGTCGGCCCCTACGCCCTGTACGGTGAGCCGCTGGTTCAGGCTTGCGTGCGTGCAGGTACGGATTACTGCGACCTGACCGGGGAAGTGCAATGGATCCGCAAGATGGTCGACCGGTATGAAGACGAGGCCAAAGCCTCCGGTGCACGCATCGTGCATTGCTGTGGCTTCGATTCCATTCCGTCCGATATGGGTGTCTGGTTCCTGCAGCAGCAAGCCGAGCAGACATTTGGTGAGCCGTGCCAGGATGTTCGGATGCGGGTTAAAGCGCTCAAGGGCGAGTTCTCCGGTGGCACCGTCGCTTCCATGATGAACATCGCCAAGGAAGCAGGCGCAGATCCCAAGCTCCGCAAAGAACTGGCTAATCCATTTTCAATTTCTCCAGCGGGACATCGCTCCGAGGCTCGCCAGCCCAGCCTCAAGGGCGCTGAGTACGATAAGACTTTCGACGTCTGGCTGGCGCCGTTTGTGATGGGTGCAATCAACACGCGCATCGTCCACCGTTCCAACGGACTGCAGAACGCGCGTTACGGGAAAGAATTCACCTACGATGAAGCGATGATGACGGGCCGGGGCATGAAGGGTCGTCTGGCAGCCTACAGCATCACCGGCGGCCTTGGCGCTTTCTTCACAGCGTCGGCGATCAAACCCACACGCTGGTTGGTCGAGAAATTCGTGCCGCAGCCCGGCGAAGGACCCAGCCCGGAAGCCCAGAAAGCCGGGTATTACGACCTGCGCTTTATGGGCCGTACCGAGGACGGCAAAACCATCATCACCAAGGTGACCGGCGACCAGGACCCGGGCTACGGTTCAACCGGCAAGATGCTGGGCGAAGCCGGTATGAGCCTGGCGTTCGACATTCCCGCCGAGAAAGAGGGTGGTTTCTGGACGCCATCCTCTCTGCTCAATGGTAGCCTGATGGACCGCTTGACCAGCAAGGCTGGTCTGACTTTTGAGGTTCTGGAAACCCGCTAA
- a CDS encoding putative RNA methyltransferase yields MPLTPFDALACPLDGKILHRDGNSWRCESGHSFDIARQGYVHLLPVQKKRSREPGDSKDMVAARQRFLNAGFYDAISDAVNRIVAGGLPEAGLVRLLDAGCGEGYYTRRLAESKPESREVAVVGLDISKWAVLAAAKQDKEMSWVVGSNANLPVLPGTLDAVLCLFGFPVYSEFHRVLKSGGLVLQVDAGPDHLRELREIIYPELRPEKSRSEAAPEGFELAASEPVRHTLTLTGQEVIADLLAMTPHLYRASAEGRERAAKLTELTVTVDVVLQHYAKL; encoded by the coding sequence ATGCCCCTCACTCCCTTTGACGCACTGGCGTGTCCACTCGATGGCAAAATTTTGCACCGCGATGGCAATAGCTGGCGCTGCGAATCCGGACACAGCTTTGACATTGCCCGACAGGGCTATGTGCATCTGTTGCCGGTGCAAAAGAAGCGGTCCCGGGAGCCCGGCGACAGCAAAGACATGGTGGCCGCGCGCCAGCGTTTCCTGAATGCCGGTTTCTACGATGCCATCTCTGATGCGGTGAACCGAATTGTGGCCGGCGGGTTGCCGGAAGCAGGTTTGGTGCGTCTGCTGGATGCTGGCTGTGGTGAGGGCTATTACACCCGGCGCCTGGCCGAATCAAAGCCAGAAAGCCGCGAGGTTGCGGTGGTTGGTCTGGATATTTCCAAGTGGGCGGTGTTGGCTGCGGCCAAGCAGGACAAAGAGATGAGCTGGGTGGTGGGGAGTAACGCCAATCTGCCGGTTCTGCCCGGTACGCTGGACGCCGTGCTGTGCCTGTTCGGTTTTCCGGTTTACAGTGAATTCCATCGGGTGCTGAAATCAGGTGGTCTTGTTTTGCAGGTCGATGCGGGACCGGATCATCTTCGGGAGCTGCGGGAAATCATCTATCCGGAGCTAAGACCGGAAAAGTCCAGGAGTGAGGCCGCGCCGGAAGGCTTCGAACTGGCGGCATCGGAGCCGGTTCGCCACACCCTGACCCTGACGGGACAGGAGGTGATTGCCGACTTGCTGGCAATGACGCCGCATCTATACCGTGCCAGCGCCGAGGGCCGGGAGAGAGCGGCAAAGCTGACTGAGCTTACGGTCACGGTAGACGTTGTGTTGCAGCACTACGCCAAGCTCTGA
- a CDS encoding electron transfer flavoprotein subunit alpha/FixB family protein: MSILVIAEHDNSSLKQATLNVVAAAKAIGGDIDVLVAGENCSAVAESAAKAEGVNKVLVADNAAYGHFLGENLGELVAEVGKGYSHILAAAGTVGKDFMPRVAALLDVAQVSDIMRVESEDTFVRPIYAGNAIATVKSSDNIKVVTVRPTAFDPVAAEGGSAAVEQLDVVKDAGLSQFVSEELAKSDRPDLASAGIVVSGGRGMQNGDNFKMLEQVADLMGAAVGASRAAVDAGFVPNDMQVGQTGKIVAPQLYIAVGISGAIQHLAGMSDSKVIVAINKDEEAPIFQVADYGLVADLFEAVPQLEEELKKVL; this comes from the coding sequence ATGAGCATCCTTGTAATTGCTGAACATGACAACAGCAGCCTGAAGCAGGCTACCCTGAATGTTGTAGCGGCCGCCAAGGCCATCGGCGGAGACATCGACGTACTGGTTGCCGGCGAGAACTGCAGCGCGGTTGCAGAATCTGCTGCCAAGGCTGAAGGCGTGAACAAGGTACTGGTTGCCGACAACGCTGCATACGGCCACTTCCTGGGTGAAAACCTGGGTGAGCTGGTTGCCGAAGTAGGCAAGGGCTACAGCCACATCCTGGCCGCTGCTGGGACCGTGGGCAAAGACTTCATGCCACGGGTTGCTGCGCTGCTGGACGTTGCGCAGGTGTCAGACATCATGCGTGTGGAGTCCGAAGACACCTTCGTTCGTCCGATCTACGCAGGTAACGCGATTGCCACTGTAAAATCCAGTGACAACATCAAAGTAGTTACTGTTCGACCGACCGCTTTCGACCCAGTTGCTGCTGAAGGTGGTTCCGCCGCTGTCGAACAGCTGGACGTTGTAAAAGACGCTGGCTTGTCCCAATTCGTAAGCGAAGAACTGGCCAAGTCTGACCGTCCTGATCTGGCAAGCGCCGGTATCGTTGTTTCCGGTGGTCGTGGCATGCAGAATGGCGACAACTTCAAAATGTTGGAGCAGGTAGCTGATCTGATGGGTGCTGCTGTTGGCGCATCCCGTGCTGCTGTCGACGCTGGTTTCGTACCGAACGACATGCAGGTTGGCCAGACCGGTAAGATTGTTGCTCCGCAGCTGTACATTGCCGTGGGTATCTCCGGTGCCATCCAGCACTTGGCTGGTATGTCTGACTCCAAGGTGATCGTTGCGATCAACAAGGACGAAGAAGCACCGATTTTCCAGGTGGCTGATTACGGCCTGGTCGCGGATCTGTTTGAAGCAGTACCGCAACTGGAAGAAGAGCTGAAGAAAGTTCTGTAA
- a CDS encoding electron transfer flavoprotein subunit beta/FixA family protein, with amino-acid sequence MKVLVAVKRVIDYNVKVRVKPDNTGVDLANVKMAMNPFCEIAVEEAVRLKEKGVASEIVVVSIGPKASQEQIRTALALGADRGIHVETDDEVQSLEAAKLLKSVVEKEEPKLVILGKQSIDSDNNQTGQMLAALTGMAQGTFASEVVVEGEKVNVTREVDGGLMTVSLNLPAVVTTDLRLNEPRYASLPNIMKAKKKPLESMSPADLGVDIAPRLSTLKVEAPASRQAGVKVADVAELVDKLKNEAKVI; translated from the coding sequence ATGAAGGTTCTGGTCGCTGTAAAACGAGTAATCGACTACAACGTAAAGGTGCGCGTCAAGCCGGACAACACCGGTGTTGATCTCGCCAACGTCAAGATGGCAATGAACCCGTTCTGTGAAATCGCGGTTGAAGAAGCGGTTCGCTTGAAAGAGAAGGGTGTTGCCAGTGAAATCGTGGTGGTCTCTATCGGCCCGAAAGCCTCACAGGAGCAGATCCGAACTGCACTGGCCCTGGGCGCGGACCGTGGTATCCACGTAGAAACCGACGACGAGGTTCAGTCCCTCGAAGCGGCCAAGCTGCTGAAAAGTGTTGTCGAGAAAGAAGAGCCGAAGCTGGTTATTCTTGGCAAACAGTCCATCGATTCCGACAACAACCAGACTGGCCAGATGCTTGCAGCACTGACCGGCATGGCGCAGGGCACCTTCGCGTCAGAAGTGGTTGTTGAAGGCGAAAAGGTTAACGTAACCCGCGAAGTAGACGGTGGTCTGATGACCGTGTCTCTGAACCTACCGGCGGTTGTTACCACAGACCTGCGCCTGAACGAGCCGCGTTACGCCTCGCTCCCGAACATCATGAAGGCGAAGAAGAAGCCGCTCGAGTCCATGAGCCCGGCTGACCTGGGCGTCGACATCGCCCCGCGCCTGTCCACTCTGAAGGTTGAAGCACCTGCTTCCCGTCAGGCTGGCGTGAAAGTGGCAGACGTTGCAGAGCTCGTCGATAAACTGAAGAACGAAGCGAAGGTGATCTAA
- a CDS encoding electron transfer flavoprotein-ubiquinone oxidoreductase: protein MERESMEFDVLIVGGGPAGLSAACRVMQLAQEAGEELTVCVVEKGSEIGAHILAGTVFEPTALNELFPDWKEKGAPLNTPVTRDDIFLLKNQEKATKIPNGFVPKNMHNHGNYIISLGNLCRWLAEQAEQLGVEVYPGFAASETIVEDGQVKGIITGDMGVGRDGSEKDGYMPGMELRAKYTLFTEGCRGHLGKRLINAFKLDEGKDPQHYGIGIKELWDIDPAKHEPGLVVHTTGWPLSESGTTGGSFLYHLENGQVYVGLITDLSYSNPHLSPFEEFQRLKLHPEVSKYLEGGKRVSYGARAISKGGYNALPKMSFPGGLLLGCDAGTLNSSKIKGSHTAMKSGLLGAEAVFEALKEGKSGEEITGFQQRFEDSWLYKELYAERNFGPAMHKFGNFVGGAIAFVEQNILRSSLPFTFHDTTPDYATLKPASEAKQISYPKPDNKLTFDRLSSVFISNTNHEEDQPVHLKLTDPDIPLNENLPKYDEPAQRYCPAGVYEVVEKEDGSGKKFQINAQNCVHCKTCDIKDPAQNINWVTPEGGGGPNYPNM from the coding sequence GTGGAACGCGAATCGATGGAGTTTGATGTTCTTATCGTCGGCGGCGGGCCTGCAGGCCTGTCGGCAGCTTGCCGTGTCATGCAGTTGGCACAGGAAGCTGGCGAAGAACTCACCGTATGCGTGGTAGAGAAAGGTTCCGAAATCGGCGCGCACATCCTTGCCGGTACCGTGTTCGAGCCCACTGCCCTCAACGAACTCTTCCCGGACTGGAAAGAGAAAGGTGCGCCACTGAATACTCCGGTCACCCGGGACGACATTTTCCTGCTAAAAAACCAGGAAAAAGCCACCAAGATCCCGAATGGCTTCGTGCCGAAGAACATGCACAACCACGGCAACTACATTATCAGCCTGGGCAACCTGTGCCGCTGGCTGGCTGAGCAGGCCGAGCAACTGGGCGTTGAGGTTTACCCTGGCTTTGCGGCCTCCGAGACCATTGTTGAAGATGGCCAGGTTAAGGGCATCATAACCGGTGACATGGGCGTAGGCCGTGACGGCTCCGAGAAAGACGGCTATATGCCAGGCATGGAGCTCCGCGCGAAGTACACCCTGTTTACAGAGGGTTGTCGTGGTCACCTGGGCAAACGCCTGATCAATGCCTTCAAGCTGGACGAAGGTAAGGATCCGCAGCACTACGGCATCGGTATCAAAGAGCTGTGGGACATCGATCCTGCCAAACATGAGCCAGGTCTGGTTGTGCACACCACAGGCTGGCCGCTGAGCGAAAGCGGTACAACGGGCGGTTCTTTCCTTTATCACCTGGAGAACGGCCAGGTTTACGTGGGCCTGATCACGGACCTGTCCTACAGCAACCCACACCTGAGCCCGTTTGAAGAGTTCCAGCGCCTGAAGCTGCACCCGGAAGTCTCCAAGTACCTGGAAGGCGGCAAGCGCGTATCCTACGGCGCTCGCGCTATCAGCAAGGGTGGCTACAACGCCCTGCCGAAGATGAGCTTCCCTGGTGGTCTGCTGCTTGGCTGCGATGCCGGCACCCTTAACAGCTCCAAGATTAAAGGCTCCCACACCGCCATGAAATCTGGCCTGCTCGGTGCTGAAGCGGTCTTCGAAGCCCTGAAGGAAGGCAAGAGTGGTGAGGAAATTACCGGCTTCCAGCAGCGGTTCGAGGACAGCTGGCTGTACAAAGAGCTATACGCTGAGCGTAACTTTGGTCCGGCCATGCACAAATTTGGCAACTTCGTCGGTGGTGCAATCGCATTCGTTGAGCAGAACATCCTGCGCAGCAGTCTGCCATTCACCTTCCACGACACAACACCGGATTACGCCACGCTGAAGCCTGCCTCTGAAGCCAAGCAAATCAGCTATCCGAAGCCGGACAACAAGTTGACCTTCGATCGTCTGTCCTCGGTGTTTATCTCCAACACCAACCACGAGGAAGATCAACCGGTTCACCTGAAGCTGACCGATCCGGACATCCCGCTGAACGAGAACCTGCCGAAGTACGACGAACCGGCGCAGCGTTACTGCCCGGCCGGGGTTTACGAAGTTGTCGAAAAAGAAGACGGCAGCGGCAAGAAGTTCCAGATCAACGCCCAGAACTGTGTTCACTGCAAGACCTGTGACATCAAGGATCCTGCTCAGAACATCAACTGGGTAACGCCGGAAGGTGGCGGTGGTCCCAACTACCCGAACATGTAA
- a CDS encoding FKBP-type peptidyl-prolyl cis-trans isomerase, which produces MAQPRVVTIHYTLTNDQGEQLDSSRVEGREPLSYLEGAQNIIGGLESALNEKNPGDEVKVSVEPAEGYGELNEELVQPVPRSAFEGVDTIEPGMQFQAQTPGGPQVVRVVEVGDETVTIDANHPLAGQTLHFDVEVVEARDATDEEQEHGHAH; this is translated from the coding sequence ATGGCCCAACCTCGTGTTGTCACCATCCATTACACGCTCACCAACGATCAGGGAGAGCAGCTTGACTCCTCCCGTGTAGAAGGTCGTGAGCCACTGTCATACCTGGAAGGTGCTCAGAACATTATCGGTGGACTGGAAAGTGCACTGAACGAAAAGAACCCTGGCGACGAAGTCAAGGTATCTGTTGAGCCGGCTGAAGGTTACGGTGAGCTGAACGAAGAGCTGGTACAGCCGGTTCCCCGTTCTGCGTTTGAAGGCGTCGACACCATCGAGCCTGGCATGCAGTTCCAAGCGCAGACTCCGGGCGGTCCCCAGGTAGTTCGCGTTGTAGAAGTTGGCGATGAAACCGTTACTATCGATGCCAACCATCCGCTGGCAGGTCAGACCCTGCACTTCGACGTAGAAGTTGTTGAAGCGCGCGATGCGACTGACGAAGAGCAAGAGCACGGTCACGCTCACTAA
- a CDS encoding DUF1285 domain-containing protein — protein MSQNFEDIASQVNRTKSVGQPPLDQWHPDLSGDMDLRVSRDGQWIFKGEPLAREAIVRLFSTILRLEDDGEFYLVTPVEKWRIQVEDAPLLAHSLAVEADGTEQVIKLTTNVGEVLEVGDDHPLEVGSYSGTDEPRPIIHVRHGVTARLVTAAFYELAEHVVEREGQAGPELGVFSNGNFYKIG, from the coding sequence ATGAGTCAGAATTTCGAAGATATTGCATCCCAAGTGAACCGGACTAAATCGGTGGGGCAGCCGCCGCTTGATCAGTGGCACCCTGATTTGTCCGGCGACATGGATTTGCGCGTGTCCCGAGACGGTCAGTGGATCTTCAAGGGCGAGCCGCTTGCTCGTGAGGCTATTGTCCGTCTGTTCTCAACCATCCTGCGTCTTGAAGACGATGGTGAGTTTTACCTGGTCACTCCGGTGGAAAAATGGCGCATCCAGGTGGAGGATGCTCCCTTGCTGGCCCATTCCCTGGCAGTGGAAGCTGATGGGACAGAGCAGGTTATCAAGCTGACCACCAATGTTGGCGAAGTTCTTGAGGTGGGAGATGACCATCCGCTGGAGGTAGGCAGCTACTCGGGCACTGATGAGCCGCGCCCCATTATTCATGTGCGCCACGGTGTTACAGCGAGACTGGTAACCGCTGCTTTTTACGAACTGGCAGAGCACGTGGTTGAGCGTGAGGGGCAAGCTGGGCCTGAGCTTGGCGTGTTTAGTAACGGAAATTTCTACAAAATCGGGTAG